Proteins encoded by one window of Mariniplasma anaerobium:
- a CDS encoding NUDIX hydrolase, whose product MKEIKINSKKVYTCSFMDVYEDDVRLPDQRVAKRNYIKHPGGAAMLAITKKDKVILIKQYRYPLDEIIFEIPAGKMDVKNESFRDCAIRELEEETGYYSKDVSFLYQVYPCVGYSDEKIEIFLAKDAYKVEKPIDKDVDEFIEVYLFSKQEAKNLLINNQIKDGKTLIALTNWIYT is encoded by the coding sequence ATGAAAGAAATCAAAATAAATTCAAAAAAAGTATACACTTGCTCATTTATGGATGTTTATGAAGATGATGTAAGATTGCCAGATCAAAGAGTTGCTAAACGTAACTATATTAAACACCCTGGTGGTGCAGCGATGCTTGCAATTACTAAAAAGGATAAGGTTATTTTAATTAAACAATATAGATATCCTTTAGATGAAATCATATTTGAGATACCAGCTGGAAAAATGGATGTCAAAAATGAGTCATTTAGAGATTGTGCAATAAGAGAACTTGAAGAAGAAACTGGATATTATTCAAAAGATGTTTCATTTCTTTATCAAGTATATCCATGTGTTGGATACAGTGATGAAAAGATTGAAATCTTTCTTGCTAAAGATGCTTATAAGGTAGAAAAACCTATTGATAAGGATGTTGATGAATTTATTGAAGTATATCTTTTTAGCAAACAAGAAGCCAAAAATTTATTGATAAATAATCAAATAAAGGATGGTAAAACATTAATTGCATTAACAAATTGGATATACACTTAA
- a CDS encoding (2Fe-2S)-binding protein, whose translation MEKKDIIMCRCEDVTLEDLHKKIDEGYETFEDLKRLLRIGMGPCQANTCGILIQKELAKYLDKKIENVKTHHSRPMIQGISLEKINKEIKK comes from the coding sequence ATGGAAAAAAAAGATATTATCATGTGCAGATGTGAAGATGTTACTTTAGAGGATTTACATAAAAAAATTGATGAAGGTTATGAAACATTTGAAGATTTAAAAAGACTCCTTAGAATTGGGATGGGGCCTTGTCAAGCCAATACTTGTGGTATACTTATTCAAAAAGAATTAGCTAAATATTTAGATAAAAAAATTGAAAATGTAAAAACACATCACTCGAGACCAATGATTCAAGGTATCTCTTTAGAAAAGATTAATAAGGAGATAAAGAAATGA
- a CDS encoding GGDEF domain-containing protein: MNKKIVAELKHKYNIDFFNDMLLQKREHISFYFALDISPMKFNILYGDVTKIGFKDQPALYSHDIIPNIYLNNALAEVEGKQTFLHDLVSKVKSIQDELYFYIPLKHDNNVIWLYIGLHRVKNSTDKLVFGQVLRIYHDTPDEITYYKKTYQDPLTRLFTRETLKKHLDMLNNQSNSYGVYFDIDGFKEINDRLGHQEGDQFLKDLADYFISNWEQNVIYYRLGGDEFFIYVYNHTRDEIIKRAEKLIYDIENLNDKTKKIGVSASVGIVKVTGDNRNYHSLLDQGDQFMYQSKRKGKGHITISD, translated from the coding sequence ATGAATAAAAAGATTGTAGCCGAGCTAAAACACAAATATAATATTGATTTCTTTAACGATATGCTTTTGCAAAAAAGAGAGCATATTAGTTTTTACTTTGCCTTAGACATAAGTCCTATGAAGTTTAATATATTATATGGAGATGTGACTAAAATAGGTTTTAAAGATCAACCTGCATTATATTCTCACGATATTATACCTAATATTTATTTAAATAATGCTTTAGCAGAAGTTGAAGGCAAACAAACGTTTTTACATGATCTTGTTTCTAAAGTTAAATCCATTCAAGATGAATTATATTTTTATATACCACTTAAACACGATAATAATGTCATATGGTTATATATCGGTCTTCATAGAGTTAAAAACTCTACTGACAAACTAGTTTTTGGTCAAGTTTTGCGTATATATCATGATACACCAGATGAAATCACTTACTATAAAAAAACATATCAAGACCCTTTGACCAGACTTTTTACTAGAGAAACTCTTAAAAAACATCTTGATATGCTCAATAATCAATCAAACTCATATGGTGTTTATTTTGATATAGATGGTTTTAAAGAAATCAATGATAGATTAGGGCATCAAGAAGGTGACCAGTTTTTAAAAGATCTAGCAGACTATTTCATATCAAACTGGGAACAAAATGTAATATACTACCGATTAGGTGGTGATGAATTTTTTATATATGTTTATAATCATACAAGAGATGAAATCATTAAGCGTGCTGAAAAACTTATTTATGATATCGAAAACCTAAATGATAAGACAAAAAAAATTGGTGTAAGTGCTTCTGTAGGTATTGTTAAAGTTACAGGAGATAATAGAAATTATCACAGTTTATTAGATCAAGGTGATCAATTCATGTATCAATCAAAAAGAAAAGGCAAAGGCCACATTACAATAAGTGATTAA
- a CDS encoding NAD(P)/FAD-dependent oxidoreductase — protein MKKNICIIGAGISGMSIAYHLAIQGVKDILVIDKGYFTNGATGRCGAGVRQQWQTKMNCLLAKMSMEFFEKANEILDYDDDVELKQEGYLILATTIEEENQFKKNVILQNRLGIPSKVVNRKEALEIVPHLNPDSFLSATFCKTDGHLNPFKMTEAFYKACLRLGVEFHFFEEVKDLEVNDHKVNKVITDKEIYDVSVCINAAGGYASEIGKMADIDIPVFSENHEILATEPVEPMQGPMVMSFSKNIYCQQVPHGAFLIGRSNFNALPSHDMSSSWEFLDEMSQTVCDIMPKIGKLNIVRQWGGSYNMSKDHQPIISKSIELDNFYMACGFSGHGFMLAPMTGLLISELVLGQKPVLNIETLSIKRFLNDKKINIEKSVV, from the coding sequence ATGAAAAAGAATATATGTATCATTGGAGCTGGTATAAGTGGTATGAGTATTGCATATCATTTAGCGATTCAAGGAGTTAAAGATATATTAGTCATTGATAAAGGATATTTTACAAATGGTGCAACAGGTCGATGTGGTGCAGGTGTTAGACAACAATGGCAGACCAAAATGAATTGTCTTTTAGCAAAAATGAGTATGGAATTTTTTGAAAAGGCAAATGAAATTTTAGACTATGATGATGACGTTGAGCTTAAACAAGAAGGGTATTTAATTCTTGCTACAACCATTGAAGAAGAAAATCAATTTAAAAAAAATGTTATTCTTCAAAACAGATTGGGTATTCCATCAAAAGTAGTAAATAGAAAAGAAGCATTAGAAATCGTGCCTCATTTAAATCCGGATTCATTTTTAAGTGCTACATTTTGCAAGACAGATGGTCATTTAAATCCATTTAAAATGACTGAAGCGTTTTATAAAGCATGTTTGAGATTAGGTGTTGAATTTCATTTTTTTGAAGAAGTTAAAGATTTAGAAGTTAATGATCATAAAGTTAATAAAGTTATTACAGATAAAGAAATTTATGATGTATCGGTATGCATTAATGCAGCTGGTGGGTATGCATCTGAAATAGGAAAAATGGCGGATATAGATATTCCAGTATTTTCAGAAAATCATGAAATTCTAGCCACTGAACCAGTAGAGCCTATGCAAGGTCCTATGGTGATGAGTTTTTCTAAAAATATTTATTGTCAGCAAGTTCCTCATGGTGCATTTTTGATTGGACGATCTAATTTTAATGCTTTACCTAGTCATGATATGTCAAGTTCTTGGGAATTTTTAGATGAAATGAGTCAAACAGTTTGTGATATCATGCCTAAAATTGGTAAACTGAATATAGTTAGACAATGGGGAGGATCTTATAATATGTCAAAAGATCATCAACCTATTATATCTAAGTCAATAGAATTAGATAATTTTTATATGGCTTGTGGATTTTCTGGACATGGATTTATGCTTGCCCCAATGACTGGACTTTTAATATCAGAATTAGTTTTAGGCCAAAAGCCAGTATTAAATATCGAAACTTTATCAATCAAAAGATTTTTAAATGATAAAAAAATAAATATAGAAAAATCAGTTGTATAA
- the pruA gene encoding L-glutamate gamma-semialdehyde dehydrogenase has translation MYSYKTEPLTDFTSDANVKKYEDGIRTVYTYLGESYDLVIDGKRVKTDKTLNSINPSNHQEIVGTISQASIKEADLAMKAALEAFETWKKVDPKLRADVLFKSAAILRKRKFEFSALMTKEAGKPWPEADADVAEAIDFLEYYGRQMLDMLKIDDKILSRRNLERNEYKYIPLGVGVVIPPWNFPLAILVGMTSAAVVSGNTVILKPASTTQVIGYKFIEVLEEAGLPNGVVNFLPGKGSEIGEYLVKHPKTRFISFTGSKDVGVGIYEKAAKLQEGQIWLKRVIAEMGGKDAIVVDSDANLDLAAESIVKSAFGFSGQKCSACSRAIIVDDVYDQVLDKVVRLTRQIKVGNPEKQEHFMGPVNDHLAFKKITSYFEIGQKEGRLLIGAEANDEKGYFIQPTIFADLKPDSRLMQEEIFGPVLAICKAKDFEDALKIANNTEYGLTGAVISNNRMHLEQARQEFHVGNLYLNRKCTGAIVGYQPFGGFNLSGTDSKAGGPDYLSLHMQGKTISETL, from the coding sequence ATGTACAGTTACAAAACAGAACCACTAACAGATTTCACTTCAGATGCTAATGTAAAAAAATATGAAGATGGGATTAGAACAGTCTATACTTATCTTGGTGAATCTTACGATTTAGTTATTGATGGTAAAAGAGTTAAAACAGATAAAACTTTAAACTCTATTAATCCTTCTAATCATCAAGAAATAGTAGGAACAATCTCTCAAGCATCTATTAAAGAAGCAGATTTAGCAATGAAAGCTGCTTTAGAAGCTTTTGAAACATGGAAGAAAGTTGACCCTAAACTTAGAGCAGATGTTTTATTTAAGTCAGCAGCAATCTTGAGAAAGAGAAAATTTGAATTTTCTGCTTTAATGACAAAAGAAGCTGGTAAACCATGGCCTGAAGCTGACGCAGACGTTGCAGAAGCTATCGATTTTTTAGAGTATTATGGTAGACAAATGCTTGATATGTTAAAAATAGATGATAAGATTTTAAGTAGAAGAAATTTAGAAAGAAATGAGTATAAATATATCCCTCTTGGTGTAGGTGTCGTTATACCCCCATGGAATTTCCCATTAGCGATATTAGTGGGTATGACAAGTGCTGCAGTGGTATCAGGTAATACTGTAATCTTAAAACCAGCAAGTACTACACAAGTTATTGGTTATAAGTTTATTGAAGTATTAGAAGAAGCAGGGCTTCCTAATGGTGTTGTTAATTTCCTTCCTGGTAAAGGTAGTGAAATTGGTGAGTATTTAGTCAAACATCCAAAAACAAGATTTATTTCATTTACAGGTAGTAAAGATGTAGGTGTTGGTATTTACGAAAAAGCAGCAAAATTACAAGAAGGTCAAATTTGGTTAAAACGTGTGATTGCGGAAATGGGTGGTAAAGATGCTATTGTTGTAGATAGTGATGCAAACCTAGATTTAGCAGCTGAATCTATCGTTAAATCAGCATTTGGATTTAGTGGTCAAAAATGTAGTGCATGTTCAAGAGCAATCATTGTAGATGATGTTTATGATCAAGTACTTGATAAAGTCGTTAGATTAACTAGACAAATAAAAGTAGGTAATCCAGAGAAACAAGAACACTTTATGGGTCCAGTAAATGATCATTTAGCATTTAAGAAGATTACCAGTTATTTTGAAATAGGTCAAAAAGAAGGAAGACTTTTAATTGGTGCTGAAGCAAATGATGAAAAAGGTTATTTCATCCAACCAACTATATTTGCAGATTTAAAACCAGATTCAAGACTAATGCAAGAAGAAATCTTTGGACCAGTTCTAGCTATATGCAAGGCTAAAGACTTTGAAGATGCATTAAAGATAGCAAATAATACAGAATATGGATTAACTGGTGCAGTTATATCAAACAATCGTATGCATCTAGAACAAGCTAGACAAGAATTTCATGTAGGTAATCTATATCTAAATAGAAAATGTACTGGAGCAATCGTAGGATATCAACCATTTGGAGGATTTAATTTAAGTGGAACTGATTCTAAAGCAGGTGGGCCAGATTATTTGAGTTTACATATGCAAGGTAAAACAATCTCTGAAACTTTATAA
- a CDS encoding M28 family metallopeptidase, whose amino-acid sequence MKKYLKDYTEQVYEETQKIIDKFGPRLAGDQASLDTADHILDSFKKISDQSEKEDFYIHQGAFLGWIKILVFNYALAIIFMWLNLAFISVILLVLSLVILVLQFFLYKPLLDMFYPKRKASNVIGIIEPKKEVKQQIIVSGHHDSARIFNFLTHQPKLYSFRVTGSIALIIIMVVVNLLILIFSQLEAFNLYLSIFFTFTFLLVGQMWFFASKKGTPGAGDNLVASMVAMMVGKHFKEVEHLNHTRVIMLSFDAEEEGLRGARAYVKKHKEQLKEIPTYLLNSDCLYDEKELFFLTSDLNDFVKYDEDFIDELLEVSEVAGRFVFKQPISFLTGGTDAAEFAKEGIKATTLIGMPWTNDNRMNSYHTPDDTLEHVNFNVVVYALDIFISYIKYKDKEVGIKK is encoded by the coding sequence ATGAAAAAATATTTAAAAGACTATACTGAACAAGTATATGAAGAGACACAAAAAATTATTGACAAATTTGGTCCAAGACTTGCTGGAGATCAAGCATCATTGGATACAGCAGATCACATATTGGATTCTTTTAAAAAGATAAGTGATCAATCAGAAAAAGAAGATTTTTATATACATCAAGGGGCTTTTTTAGGTTGGATTAAAATTTTAGTTTTTAATTATGCACTAGCAATTATATTTATGTGGCTAAATCTAGCTTTTATATCGGTGATATTATTAGTTTTAAGTTTAGTTATTTTAGTATTACAGTTTTTCTTATATAAACCATTATTAGATATGTTTTATCCAAAAAGAAAAGCAAGTAATGTTATAGGTATCATTGAACCTAAAAAAGAAGTCAAACAACAAATTATCGTTAGTGGACATCATGATAGTGCAAGAATCTTCAATTTTTTAACACATCAACCTAAACTCTATAGTTTTCGTGTGACAGGATCGATTGCTTTGATTATCATCATGGTAGTAGTAAACTTATTAATTTTGATATTTTCTCAATTAGAAGCATTTAATCTATATTTGAGTATATTTTTTACGTTCACTTTTCTTTTAGTTGGTCAAATGTGGTTTTTTGCTTCTAAAAAAGGTACACCAGGTGCTGGAGATAACTTAGTTGCATCAATGGTTGCGATGATGGTAGGAAAGCATTTTAAGGAAGTTGAACATCTAAACCATACAAGAGTTATCATGTTAAGCTTTGATGCCGAAGAAGAGGGTTTAAGAGGTGCTAGAGCTTATGTTAAAAAGCATAAAGAACAATTAAAAGAAATACCTACTTATCTTTTGAATTCTGATTGTCTATATGATGAAAAAGAGTTATTCTTTTTAACTAGTGATTTAAATGATTTTGTTAAGTACGATGAAGATTTTATAGATGAGTTATTAGAAGTATCTGAAGTTGCGGGTAGATTTGTATTTAAACAACCTATTTCATTTTTAACAGGTGGTACTGATGCAGCAGAATTTGCTAAAGAAGGAATTAAAGCAACCACGTTAATCGGGATGCCATGGACAAACGATAATAGAATGAACTCATATCACACTCCTGATGATACATTAGAACATGTTAATTTTAATGTTGTAGTATATGCTTTAGACATCTTTATTTCATATATTAAATATAAGGATAAAGAAGTCGGTATAAAAAAATGA
- a CDS encoding 4Fe-4S dicluster domain-containing protein, whose translation MLDKTGVPTKDLILSKFFDEKTLFKPKAIIECYEEIPCNPCSTSCPFDAIYIGQNINDVPVLDVDLCTGCGICVTSCPGLAIMVAQIKNNKAIFKIAYELNPKPKVGDILKGMNRSGEEICKCEVLKVKMNKNQDQTALIEVSVPVEFLHEFITVRI comes from the coding sequence ATGCTAGATAAAACTGGAGTACCCACAAAAGATTTAATTTTATCTAAATTTTTTGATGAAAAAACGCTCTTTAAACCTAAAGCAATCATCGAATGTTATGAAGAAATCCCGTGTAATCCTTGTAGTACAAGTTGTCCATTTGATGCAATATATATTGGTCAAAACATAAATGATGTTCCTGTATTAGATGTAGATTTATGTACTGGTTGTGGGATATGTGTGACAAGTTGTCCAGGCCTTGCAATTATGGTTGCACAGATAAAAAATAATAAAGCGATTTTTAAAATAGCCTATGAACTCAATCCTAAACCAAAAGTCGGAGATATTCTTAAAGGTATGAATAGATCAGGAGAAGAGATTTGTAAATGTGAAGTTTTAAAAGTTAAAATGAATAAAAACCAAGATCAAACAGCCTTAATTGAAGTCAGTGTACCTGTAGAATTTTTACATGAATTCATCACAGTGAGGATATAA